The following proteins come from a genomic window of Falco rusticolus isolate bFalRus1 chromosome 9, bFalRus1.pri, whole genome shotgun sequence:
- the TMEM72 gene encoding transmembrane protein 72, with amino-acid sequence MRHKAFWSALEYTCRLLGISTAAVLIGVGVETLQRGQFKSLAFYLIFSGVAVTACEGGFFISLFLEMCFTYEPDSLAQACWKQARCPGSFQKFLGYTLLSVACFLHPVLVWHVTIPGSMLVLTALAYFLLSKRRKSPGHKETHPQAGQYVDPSATVAASTIAGDTEQTYTFHRAQREQHHSLLGHMKSILKASKDRSMAPVAPAQTAAPPTPRKQVHFQEKVVQIIPSVSESLEDVESEAQETTSDTTPILTPPDAPVILAPLSSTGLF; translated from the exons ATGCGACACAAAGCCTTTTGGAGTGCCCTGGAGTACACCTGCCGATTGCTGGGCATCTCCACCGCAGCAG tgCTGATCGGTGTGGGAGTAGAAACTCTGCAGCGAGGACAGTTCAAAAGCCTGGCTTTCTATCTGAT tttttcaggagTCGCCGTTACTGCCTGTGAAGGCGGCTTCTTTATCAGTTTGTTCCTGGAGATGTGCTTCAC aTACGAGCCCGACTCCCTGGCCCAGGCCTGCTGGAAGCAAGCTAGATGCCCAGGGAGCTTCCAGAAATTCCTGGGGTACACACTGCTCTCAGTGGCTTGCTTCCTGCATCCCGTCCTCGTCTGGCATGTCACCATCCCTG GCTCCATGCTGGTGCTCACCGCCCTGGCCTACTTCCTGCTgagcaagaggaggaagagccCAGGGCACAAAGAGACGCATCCCCAGGCAGGCCAGTACGTAGACCCTTCAGCCACCGTGGCAGCCTCAACCATCGCTGGTGACACTGAGCAGACGTATACCTTCCACAGGGCCCAGAGGGAGCAGCACCACTCGCTGCTGGGCCACATGAAGAGCATCCTGAAGGCCAGCAAGGACAGGAGCATGGCCCCAGTAGCTCCTGCCCAAACAGCAGCCCCGCCAACCCCACGCAAGCAGGTGCACTTCCAGGAGAAGGTGGTGCAGATCATCCCCTCTGTCAGCGAGAGCTTGGAGGATGTGGAGAGTGAGGCTCAAGAGACCACGTCGGACACAACACCCATCCTCACACCCCCCGATGCCCCCGTCATCCTTGCTCCCCTCAGCTCCACAGGCCTCTTTTGA